A section of the Pimelobacter simplex genome encodes:
- the sufU gene encoding Fe-S cluster assembly sulfur transfer protein SufU, which translates to MTAQDLDALYQEIILDHYKNPHGKGLREHADHTAEVHHVNPTCGDEVTLRVHLADGVVDDVSYDALGCSISQASASVLYDLLVGKSVDEAMAIHQEFLTLMQGKGTVEPDEDVLEDGIAFAGVAKFPARVKCALLSWMAWKDATSQVVATNEAVGDGDKR; encoded by the coding sequence ATGACTGCCCAGGATCTGGATGCCCTCTATCAGGAGATCATCCTCGACCACTACAAGAACCCCCACGGCAAGGGGCTGCGCGAGCACGCCGACCACACCGCCGAGGTGCACCACGTCAACCCCACCTGCGGCGACGAGGTGACCCTCCGGGTCCACCTGGCCGACGGTGTGGTCGACGACGTGTCCTACGACGCGCTCGGCTGCTCGATCTCGCAGGCCTCCGCCTCGGTGCTCTACGACCTCCTGGTCGGCAAGAGCGTCGACGAGGCGATGGCCATCCACCAGGAGTTCCTGACCCTCATGCAGGGCAAGGGCACGGTCGAGCCCGACGAGGACGTGCTCGAGGACGGCATCGCCTTCGCCGGCGTCGCCAAGTTCCCGGCCCGCGTCAAGTGCGCCCTGCTGTCCTGGATGGCCTGGAAGGACGCGACCTCCCAGGTCGTCGCCACGAACGAAGCAGTCGGAGACGGAGACAAGCGATGA
- the sufB gene encoding Fe-S cluster assembly protein SufB: MTSIEELNPELKGIGRYDFGWSDKNDVGANAKRGLNEDVVRDISGKKSEPDWMLDLRLKGLKLFDRKPMPTWGSDLSAIDFDNIKYFVRSSEKQAASWEDLPEDIKNTYDKLGIPEAEKQRLVAGVAAQYESEVVYHSIREDLEAQGVLFLDTDTALKEQPELFKEYFGTVIPVGDNKFSALNTAVWSGGSFIYVPKGVHVDIPLQAYFRINTENMGQFERTLIIVDEDAYVHYVEGCTAPIYSSDSLHSAVVEIIVKKGGRCRYTTIQNWSNNVYNLVTKRAVCEAGATMEWVDGNIGSKVTMKYPAVYLMGEHAKGETLSIAFAGEGQHQDAGAKMVHAAPHTSSSILSKSVARGGGRTSYRGLIQVNEGAHGSKSNVLCDALLVDQISRSDTYPYVDIREDDVSMGHEASVSKVSDDQLFYLMSRGMEQDEAMAMIVRGFVEPIAKELPMEYALELNRLIELQMEGAVG, translated from the coding sequence ATGACCTCGATCGAAGAGCTGAACCCCGAGCTCAAGGGGATCGGTCGCTACGACTTCGGCTGGTCCGACAAGAACGACGTCGGTGCCAACGCCAAGCGCGGCCTCAACGAGGACGTCGTCCGCGACATCTCCGGCAAGAAGAGCGAGCCCGACTGGATGCTCGACCTGCGGCTCAAGGGCCTCAAGCTCTTCGACCGCAAGCCGATGCCGACCTGGGGCTCCGACCTCAGCGCGATCGACTTCGACAACATCAAGTACTTCGTGCGCTCCTCCGAGAAGCAGGCCGCCAGCTGGGAGGACCTGCCCGAGGACATCAAGAACACCTACGACAAGCTCGGCATCCCGGAGGCGGAGAAGCAGCGCCTCGTCGCCGGTGTCGCCGCGCAGTACGAGTCCGAGGTCGTCTACCACTCGATCCGCGAGGACCTCGAGGCCCAGGGCGTGCTCTTCCTCGACACCGACACCGCGCTCAAGGAGCAGCCGGAGCTCTTCAAGGAGTACTTCGGCACCGTCATCCCCGTCGGTGACAACAAGTTCTCCGCGCTCAACACCGCCGTGTGGTCGGGTGGCTCGTTCATCTACGTCCCCAAGGGTGTCCACGTCGACATCCCGCTCCAGGCCTACTTCCGGATCAACACCGAGAACATGGGCCAGTTCGAGCGGACGCTGATCATCGTCGACGAGGACGCCTACGTGCACTACGTCGAGGGCTGCACCGCGCCGATCTACTCGTCGGACTCGCTGCACTCCGCGGTCGTCGAGATCATCGTGAAGAAGGGCGGCCGCTGCCGCTACACGACCATCCAGAACTGGTCGAACAACGTCTACAACCTCGTCACCAAGCGCGCGGTCTGCGAGGCCGGCGCGACGATGGAGTGGGTCGACGGCAACATCGGCTCCAAGGTGACGATGAAGTACCCGGCCGTCTACCTGATGGGCGAGCACGCCAAGGGCGAGACGCTGTCGATCGCCTTCGCGGGCGAGGGCCAGCACCAGGACGCCGGCGCCAAGATGGTCCACGCGGCCCCGCACACCTCGTCCTCGATCCTGTCGAAGTCGGTGGCGCGCGGCGGCGGGCGTACGTCCTACCGCGGGCTGATCCAGGTCAACGAGGGCGCGCACGGCTCCAAGTCCAACGTGCTGTGCGACGCGCTGCTGGTCGACCAGATCAGCCGCTCCGACACCTACCCCTACGTCGACATCCGCGAGGACGACGTGTCGATGGGTCACGAGGCGTCGGTCTCGAAGGTCTCCGACGACCAGCTCTTCTACCTCATGTCGCGCGGCATGGAGCAGGACGAGGCGATGGCGATGATCGTGCGCGGCTTCGTCGAGCCGATCGCCAAGGAGCTGCCCATGGAGTACGCGCTCGAGCTCAACCGACTGATCGAACTGCAGATGGAGGGTGCTGTCGGATGA
- a CDS encoding metal-sulfur cluster assembly factor — protein MTESIDHSDLPEVPEAALAGTNASSNVALADIEEAMRDVVDPELGINVVDLGLVYGIHVDESTNVVLDMTLTSAACPLTDVITDQTESALEGLVNDVAINWVWMPPWGPDKITPDGREQLRALGFNV, from the coding sequence ATGACCGAGTCCATCGACCACAGCGACCTGCCCGAGGTGCCCGAAGCGGCCCTGGCCGGCACCAACGCGTCGTCCAACGTCGCCCTCGCCGACATCGAGGAGGCCATGCGCGACGTCGTCGACCCCGAGCTCGGCATCAACGTCGTCGACCTGGGCCTCGTCTACGGCATCCACGTCGACGAGAGCACCAACGTCGTCCTCGACATGACGCTCACCTCCGCGGCCTGCCCGCTGACCGACGTCATCACCGACCAGACCGAGTCCGCCCTCGAGGGCCTGGTCAACGACGTCGCGATCAACTGGGTCTGGATGCCGCCGTGGGGCCCCGACAAGATCACGCCCGACGGTCGCGAGCAGCTGCGCGCGCTCGGCTTCAACGTCTGA
- a CDS encoding non-heme iron oxygenase ferredoxin subunit: protein MSFERACALADVPTDEALAVTVDRYDVAVARDGDEVFALQDLCSHAAVALSEGEVEDCTVECWLHGSRFDLRTGKPTGLPATEPVATFPVELRPNGSGAVDVYIDVTTTLNGVTPS, encoded by the coding sequence ATGAGCTTCGAGCGGGCCTGCGCGCTGGCCGACGTACCGACCGACGAGGCGCTCGCCGTCACCGTCGACCGGTACGACGTCGCCGTGGCCCGCGACGGAGACGAGGTCTTCGCCCTGCAGGATCTCTGCTCCCACGCCGCGGTCGCGCTGAGCGAGGGCGAGGTGGAGGACTGCACCGTCGAGTGCTGGCTCCACGGCTCGCGCTTCGACCTGCGCACCGGCAAGCCCACCGGGCTCCCGGCGACCGAGCCGGTCGCCACCTTCCCTGTCGAGCTGCGCCCCAATGGTTCGGGCGCTGTCGACGTCTACATCGACGTCACCACCACGCTGAACGGAGTCACCCCATCATGA
- a CDS encoding cysteine desulfurase — translation MALEGLLPELAVIRKDFPILERTLAGGLPLVYLDSANTSQKPQVVIDTMVDHLERHNANIARAMHQLGAESTEAFEAARDKVAAFIGAPERDEVIFTKNASEALNLVANTLAWAGERQVGPGDEVVITEMEHHSNIVPWQLLTQRTGATLRWFGITDDGQLDLSAIDDLITERTKVVSLTWVSNMLGTINPVAAITKRAHAVGALVVVDASQAAPQLPIDLAAMPAEERPDLVAFTGHKVVGPTGIGVLWGARAVLDQLPPFLGGGEMIETVRMESSTYAGIPHKFEAGTPPIVEAVGLGAAVEYLGHVGLDAIHAHEQAITAYALEGLQTVRGLTVLGPLDAALRGGAISFELDGVHPHDIAQVLDSRGIAVRAGHHCAKPAHARFGVQSSTRMSSYLYTEPSEIDALVEALEYTRSYFKLD, via the coding sequence ATGGCCCTGGAGGGGCTCCTCCCGGAGCTGGCGGTCATCCGCAAGGACTTCCCGATCCTCGAGCGCACGCTCGCGGGCGGGCTGCCGCTGGTCTACCTCGACAGCGCCAACACCTCGCAGAAGCCGCAGGTGGTGATCGACACGATGGTCGACCACCTCGAGCGCCACAACGCCAACATCGCCCGCGCCATGCACCAGCTCGGCGCGGAGTCGACGGAGGCCTTCGAGGCGGCGCGCGACAAGGTGGCGGCCTTCATCGGCGCGCCCGAGCGCGACGAGGTGATCTTCACCAAGAACGCCTCCGAGGCGCTCAACCTGGTCGCCAACACCCTCGCCTGGGCGGGGGAGCGCCAGGTGGGCCCCGGTGACGAGGTCGTCATCACCGAGATGGAGCACCACTCCAACATCGTGCCGTGGCAGCTGCTCACCCAGCGCACCGGCGCGACGCTGCGCTGGTTCGGGATCACCGACGACGGTCAGCTCGACCTGTCGGCGATCGACGACCTGATCACCGAGCGCACCAAGGTCGTCTCGCTGACCTGGGTGTCCAACATGCTCGGCACGATCAACCCCGTCGCCGCCATCACCAAGCGCGCGCACGCCGTGGGCGCGCTGGTCGTCGTCGACGCCTCCCAGGCCGCGCCCCAGCTGCCGATCGACCTCGCCGCCATGCCGGCCGAGGAGCGCCCCGACCTGGTCGCCTTCACCGGCCACAAGGTCGTCGGCCCGACCGGCATCGGCGTCCTGTGGGGCGCCCGCGCCGTGCTCGACCAGCTGCCGCCGTTCCTCGGTGGCGGCGAGATGATCGAGACCGTGCGCATGGAGTCCTCGACGTACGCCGGGATCCCGCACAAGTTCGAGGCCGGCACGCCCCCGATCGTCGAGGCCGTCGGTCTCGGCGCCGCCGTGGAGTACCTCGGCCACGTGGGCCTCGACGCGATCCACGCCCACGAGCAGGCCATCACGGCCTACGCGCTCGAGGGGCTGCAGACGGTCCGCGGCCTCACCGTGCTCGGCCCGCTCGACGCGGCCCTGCGCGGTGGCGCGATCTCGTTCGAGCTCGACGGCGTCCACCCGCACGACATCGCCCAGGTGCTCGACAGCCGCGGCATCGCCGTGCGCGCGGGGCACCACTGCGCCAAGCCGGCCCACGCCCGGTTCGGCGTGCAGAGCTCGACGCGCATGTCGTCGTACCTCTACACGGAGCCGAGCGAGATCGACGCCCTGGTCGAGGCGCTGGAATACACCCGTTCCTACTTCAAGTTGGACTGA
- a CDS encoding Lrp/AsnC family transcriptional regulator — protein MQPDQLDRQIIGVLLEDGRATYAQIGDRVGLSAPAVKRRVDRLVAAGAITGFTVRVDPAVVGWSTEGYVEIYCRGSTSPDQILAAVEKLPEVVSASTVTGEADAILHILAADVRHFEQVVERIAREDFMVRTKSELVMSPLLRREQGSLPS, from the coding sequence ATGCAGCCCGACCAGCTCGACCGCCAGATCATCGGCGTCCTCCTGGAGGACGGCCGGGCGACCTACGCCCAGATCGGCGACCGGGTCGGGCTGTCGGCGCCGGCGGTCAAGCGCCGCGTCGACCGGCTGGTCGCCGCGGGCGCGATCACCGGCTTCACCGTGCGGGTCGACCCGGCGGTCGTCGGCTGGTCCACCGAGGGGTACGTCGAGATCTACTGCCGCGGCTCGACGTCGCCCGACCAGATCCTCGCCGCGGTCGAGAAGCTGCCCGAGGTGGTCTCGGCCTCGACGGTCACCGGCGAGGCGGACGCCATCCTGCACATCCTGGCCGCCGACGTGCGCCACTTCGAGCAGGTCGTCGAGCGGATCGCGCGCGAGGACTTCATGGTGCGCACGAAGAGCGAGCTCGTGATGTCTCCCCTGCTCCGCCGCGAGCAGGGCAGCCTGCCGTCCTGA
- a CDS encoding helix-turn-helix transcriptional regulator, with the protein MVTETDEPTRQRVARSILVNGPSTAAALAERLDLTPAAVRRHLDQLLADGAVDARDPRPAGTRGRGRPAKVFALTEHGRDAFDQQYDDLATEALRFLAETAGEDAVRAFAERRAAFIEKRFPAVAAANPGASPAEVLALVFSDEGYAASVRELPVVGEQLCQQHCPVSHVAHEFPQLCEAETEAIGRVLGTHVQRLATIAHGDGVCTTCIPSTQKEQVTS; encoded by the coding sequence ATGGTGACCGAGACCGACGAGCCGACGCGTCAGCGCGTCGCGCGGTCGATCCTGGTCAACGGTCCCTCCACCGCGGCGGCACTCGCCGAGCGCCTCGACCTGACGCCCGCGGCCGTCCGGCGCCACCTCGACCAGCTCCTCGCTGACGGTGCCGTCGACGCTCGTGACCCCCGTCCGGCCGGCACCCGCGGCCGGGGTCGCCCGGCCAAGGTGTTCGCCCTGACCGAGCACGGCCGCGACGCCTTCGACCAGCAGTACGACGACCTCGCCACCGAGGCGCTGCGCTTCCTCGCCGAGACGGCGGGGGAGGATGCGGTCCGCGCGTTCGCCGAGCGGCGCGCGGCGTTCATCGAGAAGAGGTTCCCCGCGGTCGCGGCCGCCAACCCGGGCGCCTCGCCGGCCGAGGTGCTGGCCCTGGTGTTCTCCGACGAGGGCTACGCGGCGTCCGTCCGCGAGCTGCCGGTCGTGGGGGAGCAGCTGTGCCAGCAGCACTGCCCGGTCTCCCACGTCGCTCACGAGTTCCCCCAGCTGTGCGAGGCCGAGACCGAGGCCATCGGTCGCGTCCTCGGTACCCACGTCCAGCGCCTGGCCACCATCGCCCACGGCGACGGGGTGTGCACCACGTGCATCCCCTCAACACAGAAGGAGCAGGTCACGTCATGA
- a CDS encoding acVLRF1 family peptidyl-tRNA hydrolase, whose product MPEVLVPPSRWARWIANFAVSHGTPELTVSAGALAGTAADGSWFAARLPFSLPYDGPPEAAALAQAAVPPEVWGLLLVRKGGFAVARLEGERMTESKVGQRHVQGRTKAGGQSQQRFARRRANQARDAYAAAADHAVRVLGGATTVVAGGDRSAVAEVLADPRLAGVGAVGPWLAVPDPRRTILDQAVRDAQALVVEVVNAPTGPG is encoded by the coding sequence GTGCCCGAGGTCCTCGTCCCCCCGTCGCGCTGGGCGCGCTGGATCGCCAACTTCGCCGTCTCGCACGGCACTCCCGAGCTCACCGTGAGCGCCGGCGCCCTCGCCGGTACGGCAGCCGACGGCTCGTGGTTCGCCGCGCGGCTCCCCTTCTCCCTCCCGTACGACGGCCCGCCCGAGGCCGCCGCCCTCGCCCAGGCCGCGGTGCCGCCCGAGGTGTGGGGGCTGCTGCTGGTGCGCAAGGGCGGCTTCGCCGTGGCGCGCCTGGAGGGGGAGCGGATGACCGAGAGCAAGGTCGGGCAGCGCCACGTGCAGGGGCGGACCAAGGCGGGCGGGCAATCCCAGCAGCGGTTCGCGCGGCGCCGGGCGAACCAGGCGCGCGATGCCTATGCGGCCGCGGCCGACCACGCGGTGCGGGTGCTGGGTGGGGCGACGACGGTGGTGGCGGGTGGGGACCGGTCGGCGGTGGCCGAGGTGCTCGCCGACCCGCGGCTGGCCGGGGTGGGAGCGGTGGGTCCGTGGCTCGCCGTACCGGATCCGCGGCGGACGATCCTCGACCAGGCGGTGCGCGATGCGCAGGCGCTCGTGGTCGAGGTGGTCAACGCCCCGACAGGTCCAGGGTGA
- the sufD gene encoding Fe-S cluster assembly protein SufD: MTAVAEALEMGAPAQIESHLNPPASYDLADHPVPTGREEVWRFTPIKRLRGILDGEASAATLTRETTLPEGVTLTEISADEAVALGELGPNERPAALAAANAGATVLLDVPAEAVIAEPVVIRLTGESVDDLVWSRLVYRIGAHAEVTIVLVHGGSARYSAISTFLVGDGAKVNVLSLQDWADDAVHLGRDAIRVGRDAFVKHTSISFGGDLVRMHANVEYAGPGGEAELLGLYFADEGQHLEHRLFADHNAPKTKSHVVYKGALQGKGAHTVWIGNVLIRKVAEGIETYEENRNLVLTDGCQADSVPNLEIETGEIEGAGHASATARFDDEQLFYLRSRGVSEKEAQRLVVHGFFNDLIRKVGIPSIEEQLLKTVEAELAKNVLKELG; this comes from the coding sequence ATGACGGCCGTCGCCGAGGCTCTGGAGATGGGCGCACCCGCCCAGATCGAGAGCCACCTCAACCCGCCCGCGTCGTACGACCTGGCCGACCACCCCGTGCCCACCGGGCGCGAGGAGGTCTGGCGGTTCACGCCGATCAAGCGGCTGCGCGGGATCCTCGACGGCGAGGCCTCCGCGGCCACGCTGACCCGCGAGACCACGCTGCCCGAGGGCGTCACGCTCACCGAGATCTCCGCCGACGAGGCGGTCGCGCTCGGTGAGCTCGGCCCCAACGAGCGCCCGGCCGCGCTGGCCGCGGCCAACGCCGGCGCCACGGTGCTGCTCGACGTGCCGGCCGAGGCCGTCATCGCCGAGCCGGTCGTCATCCGGCTCACCGGCGAGTCGGTCGACGACCTGGTCTGGAGCCGGCTGGTCTACCGGATCGGCGCGCACGCCGAGGTCACCATCGTGCTCGTGCACGGCGGCTCGGCGCGCTACTCGGCGATCTCGACCTTCCTGGTCGGCGACGGCGCCAAGGTCAACGTGCTGAGCCTGCAGGACTGGGCCGACGACGCCGTCCACCTCGGTCGCGACGCGATCCGGGTCGGCCGCGACGCGTTCGTCAAGCACACCTCGATCTCCTTCGGCGGCGACCTGGTCCGGATGCACGCCAACGTCGAGTACGCCGGCCCCGGCGGCGAGGCCGAGCTGCTCGGCCTCTACTTCGCCGACGAGGGCCAGCACCTCGAGCACCGGCTCTTCGCCGACCACAACGCGCCCAAGACCAAGAGCCACGTCGTCTACAAGGGCGCGCTCCAGGGCAAGGGCGCCCACACGGTCTGGATCGGCAACGTCTTGATCCGCAAGGTCGCCGAGGGCATCGAGACCTACGAGGAGAACCGCAACCTCGTCCTCACCGACGGCTGCCAGGCGGACTCGGTCCCCAACCTGGAGATCGAGACCGGCGAGATCGAGGGCGCCGGGCACGCCTCGGCGACCGCCCGCTTCGACGACGAGCAGCTGTTCTACCTGCGCTCGCGCGGAGTCTCGGAGAAGGAGGCGCAGCGCCTGGTGGTGCACGGCTTCTTCAACGACCTCATCCGCAAGGTCGGCATCCCCTCGATCGAGGAGCAGCTGCTCAAGACCGTCGAGGCCGAGCTGGCCAAGAACGTGCTCAAGGAGCTCGGATGA
- a CDS encoding SRPBCC family protein, with translation MASTPTLHPCDLVDLAWIDTAPHRFANSVDLAITPAQLFEVLADATAWPHWAKAITNVAWTTPEPRGVGTMRTVTMHGGLVGAEEFIAWEEHTLLAFRFNEASEKRIKAFGERYDVVATATGCRLTWTMAMEVSGAARYTLAPSKPLLNAGFRWFLRNLRRYTDERFG, from the coding sequence ATGGCCTCGACCCCGACCCTGCACCCGTGCGACCTCGTCGATCTGGCCTGGATCGACACCGCACCCCACCGCTTCGCCAACAGCGTCGACCTCGCGATCACCCCGGCCCAGCTCTTCGAGGTCCTCGCCGACGCCACCGCCTGGCCGCACTGGGCCAAGGCCATCACGAACGTCGCCTGGACCACCCCGGAACCCCGCGGCGTCGGCACGATGCGCACCGTGACCATGCACGGCGGCCTGGTCGGTGCCGAGGAGTTCATCGCCTGGGAGGAGCACACGCTCCTCGCCTTCCGCTTCAACGAGGCCTCGGAGAAGCGCATCAAGGCGTTCGGCGAGCGCTACGACGTGGTCGCGACCGCGACCGGCTGCCGGCTCACCTGGACGATGGCCATGGAGGTCTCCGGCGCGGCCCGCTACACACTGGCGCCGAGCAAGCCGCTCCTGAACGCGGGCTTCCGCTGGTTCCTGCGGAACCTGCGGCGCTACACCGACGAGCGCTTCGGCTGA
- the sufC gene encoding Fe-S cluster assembly ATPase SufC has translation MSTLEIKDLQVQVQTEDGPKEILKGVTLTIKDGETHAIMGPNGSGKSTLAYSIAGHPRYEITGGTVTLDGEDVLAMSVDERARAGLFLAMQYPVEVPGVSVSNFLRTAKTAIDGEAPKLRTWVKDVNGALDRMNLDNTFSQRSVNEGFSGGEKKRHEIAQLDLLDPKVAILDETDSGLDIDALKVVSEGVNRFREREGKGVLLITHYTRILRYIKPDHVHVFVAGKVAESGGAELAEELEANGYERFLTAAV, from the coding sequence ATGAGCACCCTCGAGATCAAGGACCTGCAGGTCCAGGTGCAGACCGAGGACGGCCCCAAGGAGATCCTCAAGGGCGTCACGCTGACCATCAAGGACGGCGAGACCCACGCGATCATGGGCCCCAACGGCTCGGGCAAGTCCACGCTGGCCTACTCGATCGCGGGCCACCCGCGCTACGAGATCACCGGCGGCACGGTGACCCTCGACGGCGAGGACGTCCTCGCGATGTCGGTCGACGAGCGCGCCCGCGCCGGTCTCTTCCTCGCCATGCAGTACCCGGTCGAGGTCCCCGGCGTCTCGGTGTCGAACTTCCTGCGCACCGCCAAGACCGCCATCGACGGCGAGGCGCCCAAGCTGCGTACCTGGGTCAAGGACGTCAACGGCGCCCTGGACCGGATGAACCTCGACAACACCTTCTCCCAGCGCTCGGTCAACGAGGGCTTCTCCGGTGGTGAGAAGAAGCGCCACGAGATCGCCCAGCTCGACCTGCTCGACCCCAAGGTCGCGATCCTCGACGAGACCGACTCCGGCCTCGACATCGACGCGCTCAAGGTCGTCTCCGAGGGCGTCAACCGGTTCCGCGAGCGCGAGGGCAAGGGCGTCCTGCTCATCACGCACTACACGCGGATCCTGCGCTACATCAAGCCCGACCACGTCCACGTCTTCGTGGCCGGCAAGGTCGCCGAGTCCGGCGGTGCCGAGCTGGCCGAGGAGCTCGAGGCCAACGGTTACGAGCGCTTCCTCACCGCGGCGGTCTGA
- a CDS encoding GNAT family N-acetyltransferase: MQIATDDPRRPDVLALLDEHLADMYATSPAESVHALDPDALAAPEITFWTARDPEAGDLLLGCAALKRIDAGHAELKSMRTATVARRRGVAGRLLDHVLDAARANGHHRVSLETGTEDYFAPARALYVTRGFTVCGPFEGYSPDPNSTFLTLDLSGR, translated from the coding sequence ATGCAGATCGCGACCGACGACCCCCGCCGGCCCGACGTGCTGGCGCTGCTCGACGAGCACCTGGCCGACATGTACGCCACCTCGCCCGCGGAGAGCGTCCACGCCCTCGACCCCGACGCGCTGGCCGCGCCGGAGATCACCTTCTGGACCGCCCGCGACCCCGAGGCCGGCGACCTGCTGCTCGGCTGCGCCGCGCTCAAGCGGATCGACGCCGGCCACGCCGAGCTCAAGTCGATGCGGACCGCCACGGTCGCCCGCCGCCGCGGCGTCGCCGGACGCCTGCTCGACCACGTGCTCGACGCGGCCCGGGCCAACGGCCACCACCGGGTCAGCCTCGAGACCGGCACCGAGGACTACTTCGCTCCGGCCCGCGCGCTCTACGTCACCCGCGGGTTCACCGTCTGCGGCCCGTTCGAGGGCTACTCCCCCGACCCGAACAGCACGTTCCTCACCCTGGACCTGTCGGGGCGTTGA
- a CDS encoding GbsR/MarR family transcriptional regulator: MATDEQRAAFIERLGGALTSAGLARLPSRAFAALLVDDDGRMTAAELGAVLDVSPASVSGAVRYLDGVGMIRRERERGSRRDVFVVEDDAWHGTMTRIDQLYGPMIAALERGLGDLADDDPARRRLVLAQAFLSFVLEEMSDLDHRWALRRAELGLDD; encoded by the coding sequence ATGGCGACCGACGAGCAGCGGGCCGCGTTCATCGAGCGGCTGGGCGGCGCCCTGACGAGCGCCGGACTGGCCCGGCTGCCCTCCCGCGCCTTCGCCGCCCTGCTCGTCGACGACGACGGACGGATGACCGCCGCCGAGCTCGGGGCGGTGCTCGACGTCAGCCCGGCCTCGGTGTCGGGCGCGGTGCGCTACCTCGACGGCGTCGGCATGATCCGCCGCGAGCGGGAGCGCGGCTCCCGGCGCGACGTCTTCGTCGTCGAGGACGACGCCTGGCACGGCACGATGACCCGCATCGACCAGCTCTACGGCCCGATGATCGCCGCGCTCGAGCGCGGGCTCGGCGACCTCGCGGACGACGACCCGGCCCGGCGCCGGCTGGTGCTGGCCCAGGCGTTCCTCTCGTTCGTCCTCGAGGAGATGTCCGACCTCGACCACCGGTGGGCGCTGCGCCGGGCCGAGCTCGGCCTCGACGACTGA
- a CDS encoding ABC transporter ATP-binding protein, with the protein MTSPLIEVRGLVKTFGAFRALDGLDLVVQPGEVHGFLGPNGAGKSTTIRVLLGLLRKDAGEVRLLGGDPWSDAAALHRRLAYVPGDVSLWPNLSGGEIVDLLIRMRGADPAGSRRAELIERFSLDPTKRGRAYSKGNRQKVALVAAFATDPDLLILDEPTSGLDPLMEQVFNECVAEQTARGATVLLSSHILSEVERLVDRVTIIREGRVVESGSLGSLRHLHRTKVVATVSGTPPDLTTLDGVHDVSVAGDQVTCSVEPDVLPQVLRALTDAGVTALTSTPPSLEELFLDAYRDRAGARR; encoded by the coding sequence ATGACGAGTCCCCTCATCGAGGTTCGCGGGCTGGTGAAGACGTTCGGGGCGTTCCGGGCGCTCGACGGGCTCGACCTGGTGGTCCAGCCGGGCGAGGTGCATGGCTTCCTCGGCCCCAACGGCGCCGGCAAGTCGACCACCATCCGGGTGCTGCTCGGTCTGCTGCGCAAGGACGCGGGGGAGGTCCGGCTGCTCGGGGGTGACCCGTGGTCCGACGCCGCGGCGCTGCACCGGCGCCTGGCGTACGTCCCGGGCGACGTGAGCCTGTGGCCGAACCTCAGCGGCGGGGAGATCGTCGACCTGCTGATCCGGATGCGCGGCGCCGACCCCGCGGGCTCGCGGCGCGCGGAGCTCATCGAGCGGTTCTCGCTCGATCCCACCAAGCGGGGGCGCGCGTACTCCAAGGGCAACCGGCAGAAGGTCGCGCTCGTCGCCGCCTTCGCGACCGACCCCGACCTGCTCATCCTCGACGAGCCCACGTCGGGACTCGACCCGCTCATGGAGCAGGTCTTCAACGAGTGCGTCGCCGAGCAGACCGCGCGGGGCGCGACGGTGCTGCTGTCGAGCCACATCCTCAGCGAGGTGGAGCGGCTGGTCGACCGGGTCACGATCATCCGCGAGGGCCGGGTCGTCGAGTCGGGCAGCCTCGGCTCGCTGCGCCACCTGCACCGGACCAAGGTCGTCGCCACCGTGTCCGGTACGCCGCCCGACCTCACCACGCTCGACGGCGTCCACGACGTCAGCGTCGCGGGGGACCAGGTGACGTGCTCGGTCGAGCCGGACGTGCTGCCCCAGGTCCTGCGTGCGCTGACCGACGCCGGCGTGACCGCGCTGACGAGCACCCCGCCGAGCCTGGAGGAGCTCTTCCTCGACGCCTACCGCGACCGGGCGGGCGCCCGGCGATGA